A genomic region of Pelodiscus sinensis isolate JC-2024 chromosome 17, ASM4963464v1, whole genome shotgun sequence contains the following coding sequences:
- the LOC102451330 gene encoding leukocyte cell-derived chemotaxin-2-like: MFPLKLIIFVALVSIVAAGPWAQICAGNPKNAIRGCDRWGCGRYNAPRPPRLHKGVDVKCTDGSEVYAPFSGVIKQATPYPRGKNTAINNGLKIEGSGYCALMFYFKPDKYNGRVTKGQRIGRMLRMQSVYPGMTSHVHVQLCNLSDPTRNL, from the exons ATGTTCCCGCTCaaactgatcatttttgttgccttggTTTCCATTG TTGCTGCAGGACCCTGGGCACAAATATGTGCTGGGAATCCCAAGAACGCAATAAGAGGTTGTGACAGATGGGGCTGTGGACGTTATAATGCTCCAAG ACCACCCAGACTACACAAAGGAGTGGATGTAAAGTGTACTGATGGATCAGAAGTGTATGCACCTTTCAGTGGTGTGATTAAGCAAGCTACCCCCTACCCTCGTGGAAAGAATACTGCCATTAATAACGGCCTCAAGATTGAGGGATCAG GTTACTGTGCTCTTATGTTCTACTTCAAGCCTGATAAATACAACGGTCGAGTCACCAAAGGGCAAAGAATTGGACGAATGCTGCGAATGCAAAGTGTATATCCTGGTATGACATCTCATGTTCATGTCCAGCTTTGCAACCTCTCCGATCCCACTCGCAATTTATAA
- the LOC112544637 gene encoding leukocyte cell-derived chemotaxin-2-like — protein MKMKMLIVITIIVAALIPSVTAGPWGQVCEGNPTNEIRGCDDFGCGYYTAPRQQGSRMHLGVDVTCQDGSAVYAPFTGMIDRRHNPDGPKSIIKNGLRLRGSGFCVNMFFVKPVTYRGWFKKGEKIADMLPMQEVHPGIISYVHIQNCDFANITHYL, from the exons ATGAAGATGAAGATGCTCATAGTCATCACAATCATTGTTGCTGCCTTGATTCCATCTG TTACTGCAGGACCATGGGGACAGGTATGTGAAGGGAATCCTACAAACGAAATAAGAGGCTGTGATGACTTTGGCTGTGGATATTATACTGCTCCAAG ACAGCAAGGCAGTAGAATGCACCTAGGGGTGGATGTTACATGCCAAGATGGCTCAGCAGTGTATGCTCCCTTCACTGGCATGATTGATAGACGACACAACCCTGATGGTCCGAAATCTATCATTAAGAATGGTCTCCGACTTCGTGGATCTG GTTTCTGTGTTAATATGTTCTTCGTCAAACCTGTTACATACAGAGGGTGGttcaaaaaaggggaaaaaattgcagATATGCTGCCAATGCAAGAAGTACATCCTGGAATAATATCTTACGTTCACATCCAGAACTGTGACTTCGCCAATATCACTCACTACTTATAA